Proteins from a genomic interval of Parcubacteria group bacterium ADurb.Bin159:
- the pimB_1 gene encoding GDP-mannose-dependent alpha-(1-6)-phosphatidylinositol monomannoside mannosyltransferase, giving the protein MKSFNKKIAIFHNFMDNIGGAERVGLILARELKADFYTTNIDEEKIKKMGFSNIKLKSIGKVPINAPFRQQIALWRFRLLNLKNKYDYYIIDGDWAMSGAVKNKPNLWYVHSPIREIWDLYEYTKEFIVSSPFKKPLFEIWVKYNRYLNKKYSSSVGKFICNSKNTQKRVKKYLNKDSVVINPPIETSEFYYHKNGDYWLSVNRLISHKRVDLQIKAFSELPEEKLIIVGSYEKSEHFQSYANYIKKIKPKNVKILSWVDQKQLIDLYANCKGFITTSKDEDFGMAPLEAMASGKPVIAPNEGGYKETIIDGITGKLIDDISVDKLKRAIKEIGERPERYKEACLIQAKKFDTKIFIEKIKEQIK; this is encoded by the coding sequence ATGAAATCATTTAATAAAAAAATCGCTATTTTCCATAATTTTATGGATAATATCGGAGGCGCGGAAAGGGTGGGTTTAATTTTAGCCAGAGAGTTAAAGGCGGATTTCTATACTACTAATATAGATGAAGAAAAAATTAAAAAAATGGGTTTTTCTAATATAAAATTAAAATCTATCGGTAAGGTTCCTATAAATGCGCCATTTAGGCAACAAATAGCTTTATGGAGGTTTAGATTGCTTAATTTAAAAAATAAATACGATTATTATATCATAGATGGCGACTGGGCAATGTCAGGAGCGGTAAAGAATAAGCCAAATTTATGGTATGTCCACTCGCCGATAAGAGAAATTTGGGATTTGTATGAGTACACAAAAGAATTTATTGTTTCTTCGCCTTTTAAAAAACCACTTTTCGAGATTTGGGTAAAATATAATAGATATTTAAATAAAAAATATTCTTCCTCAGTGGGAAAATTCATTTGTAATTCAAAAAATACGCAAAAAAGAGTAAAAAAATATTTGAATAAAGATTCTGTAGTTATTAATCCCCCCATTGAAACTTCTGAATTTTATTATCATAAAAATGGCGATTATTGGCTTTCAGTAAATCGATTAATTTCGCATAAAAGAGTAGATTTGCAAATAAAAGCATTTTCTGAATTACCCGAAGAAAAACTTATTATTGTGGGCAGTTATGAGAAATCAGAGCATTTTCAATCTTATGCAAATTATATTAAAAAAATAAAACCAAAAAACGTTAAAATATTAAGCTGGGTAGATCAGAAACAATTGATTGATCTTTACGCAAACTGTAAGGGATTTATTACCACTAGCAAAGACGAAGATTTTGGTATGGCCCCTTTAGAAGCAATGGCTTCAGGTAAACCTGTAATAGCCCCAAATGAAGGAGGATATAAAGAAACAATAATAGATGGTATTACCGGAAAATTAATTGATGATATTAGTGTGGATAAGCTTAAAAGAGCAATAAAAGAAATAGGAGAAAGACCAGAAAGATATAAAGAGGCTTGTCTTATTCAAGCAAAAAAATTTGACACGAAAATATTTATAGAAAAAATCAAAGAACAAATAAAATAA
- the rffG_1 gene encoding dTDP-glucose 4,6-dehydratase 2, translating to MKFVMTGHKGLIGTFLLKKLEEEKHRPLLLIDKRAGKNLSEFKKIKLNEKADVFIHLASFCKISETIKNPQLAFKNNVLGIFTVLEFCRKNKIPKIIFTSSSRILSKEKNPYTASKIYSEELIKSYHQCYKINYLIIRPSTVYGPFDDKTRRIIDIFILNALKGKELKIFGNKEKTLDFTYIDDFINGLMIVINKNNTDFNIGSGKETKVSYVADFIIKLAGKGKKKFYPPQITQPQKVKIDISTIKNLGFRPKVSIEEGLTQTFNWYKKNLKKIKR from the coding sequence ATGAAATTTGTAATGACCGGCCATAAAGGCCTTATCGGAACATTTTTATTAAAAAAACTCGAAGAAGAAAAACACAGACCCCTTCTTTTAATTGATAAAAGAGCGGGAAAAAATTTGTCTGAATTTAAAAAAATAAAACTAAACGAAAAAGCTGATGTTTTCATACATTTAGCAAGTTTTTGTAAAATATCTGAAACGATTAAAAATCCTCAACTTGCTTTTAAAAACAATGTTTTGGGTATATTTACTGTTTTAGAATTCTGCCGAAAAAATAAAATTCCTAAAATAATATTTACCTCTTCTTCAAGAATTTTAAGTAAAGAAAAAAATCCCTATACTGCTAGTAAAATTTATAGTGAAGAATTAATAAAATCTTATCATCAATGTTATAAAATTAATTATTTAATAATAAGACCCTCTACGGTTTACGGCCCTTTTGACGATAAAACAAGAAGAATTATTGATATTTTTATATTAAATGCACTTAAGGGCAAAGAATTAAAAATTTTCGGCAACAAAGAAAAAACTCTTGATTTTACTTATATAGATGACTTTATAAATGGTTTAATGATAGTGATTAATAAAAATAATACTGATTTTAATATTGGAAGCGGCAAAGAAACAAAAGTAAGCTACGTGGCAGATTTTATAATAAAATTAGCTGGGAAGGGAAAAAAGAAATTTTACCCCCCTCAAATTACCCAACCGCAAAAGGTAAAAATAGATATTTCCACAATAAAAAACCTTGGTTTTAGACCCAAGGTAAGTATTGAAGAGGGGTTAACCCAAACTTTTAATTGGTATAAAAAAAATTTAAAAAAGATTAAAAGATAA
- the epsJ_1 gene encoding putative glycosyltransferase EpsJ, with translation MENKNPKISIIIPVYNREKTLKECLNSVLNQTYQDYEVILVDNNSTDKTKEIIQEFQKKDKRVKYLFEVKKGAAAARYKGEINAKGEIILMTDSDCIVPYNWVEEMIEPIIKNKAVAVQGLKKPAKTKINYWTEHLAEEGRRYFMERLKDNKVGMLDTANFAIKRDILKKIGYTNPAFYMVNDTELDVRLKIKGYSIYFKPFEVEHQYVDNSLDVFKKFFLRGFWNAKILKKYKAKKEILFIQNVINHLPYFIGIGHELVTGNKNFKYNFISGFAWRIGLLCGYITLDDINN, from the coding sequence ATGGAAAATAAAAATCCAAAAATTTCTATAATAATTCCGGTTTATAATAGAGAAAAAACATTAAAAGAATGTCTTAATTCTGTTTTAAACCAAACCTATCAAGATTATGAAGTTATTCTTGTAGATAATAACTCTACTGATAAAACCAAGGAAATAATACAAGAATTTCAAAAAAAAGACAAAAGAGTAAAATATTTATTTGAAGTCAAAAAAGGAGCGGCGGCGGCAAGATATAAAGGGGAAATAAATGCCAAGGGAGAAATAATTTTAATGACTGATTCAGATTGTATTGTCCCTTACAATTGGGTTGAGGAAATGATAGAACCTATTATAAAAAATAAAGCCGTGGCTGTTCAGGGGTTAAAGAAACCAGCTAAAACTAAAATAAATTATTGGACTGAGCATTTAGCTGAGGAAGGAAGAAGGTACTTTATGGAAAGATTAAAAGATAATAAAGTAGGAATGCTTGATACAGCCAATTTTGCCATTAAAAGAGATATTTTAAAGAAAATTGGTTATACTAATCCTGCTTTTTATATGGTGAATGATACTGAGTTAGACGTAAGATTAAAAATTAAAGGATATAGTATATATTTTAAACCATTTGAAGTGGAGCACCAATATGTGGATAATTCTTTAGATGTGTTTAAAAAATTTTTTTTAAGAGGTTTTTGGAATGCGAAAATTCTAAAAAAGTATAAAGCCAAAAAAGAAATTTTATTTATTCAGAACGTAATAAACCATTTACCTTATTTTATAGGCATTGGACATGAATTAGTAACCGGAAATAAAAATTTTAAATATAATTTTATTAGCGGTTTTGCGTGGAGAATTGGACTTCTTTGTGGTTATATAACATTAGATGATATAAACAATTAA
- the epsH gene encoding putative glycosyltransferase EpsH: protein MENKNPKISIIIPVYNREKTLKECLNSVLNQTYQDYEVILVDNNSTDKTKEIIQEFQKKDKRVKYLFEVKKGAAAARYKGEINAKGEIILMTDSDCIVPYNWVEEMIEPIIKNKAVAVQGLKKPAKTKINYWTEHLAEEGRRYFMERLKDNKVGMLDTANFAIKRDILKKIGYTNPAFYMVNDTELDVRLKIKGYSIYFKPFEVKHQYVDNSLDMFKKIFLRGFWNAKILKKYKAKKEILFIPNAIDHLHYFIGIGCELVTGNKNFKYNFISGFLWRIGSLCGYITLDDINN from the coding sequence ATGGAAAATAAAAATCCAAAAATTTCTATAATAATTCCGGTTTATAATAGAGAAAAAACATTAAAAGAATGTCTTAATTCTGTTTTAAACCAAACCTATCAAGATTATGAAGTTATTCTTGTAGATAATAACTCTACTGATAAAACCAAGGAAATAATACAAGAATTTCAAAAAAAAGACAAAAGAGTAAAATATTTATTTGAAGTCAAAAAAGGAGCGGCGGCGGCAAGATATAAAGGGGAAATAAATGCCAAGGGAGAAATAATTTTAATGACTGATTCAGATTGTATTGTCCCTTACAATTGGGTTGAGGAAATGATAGAACCTATTATAAAAAATAAAGCCGTGGCTGTTCAGGGGTTAAAGAAACCAGCTAAAACTAAAATAAATTATTGGACTGAGCATTTAGCTGAGGAAGGAAGAAGGTACTTTATGGAAAGATTAAAAGATAATAAAGTAGGAATGCTTGATACAGCCAATTTTGCCATTAAAAGAGATATTTTAAAGAAAATTGGTTATACTAATCCTGCTTTTTATATGGTGAATGATACTGAGTTAGACGTAAGATTAAAAATTAAAGGATATAGTATATATTTTAAACCATTTGAAGTGAAGCATCAATATGTAGATAATTCTTTAGATATGTTTAAAAAAATTTTTTTAAGAGGTTTTTGGAATGCGAAAATTCTAAAAAAGTATAAAGCCAAAAAAGAAATTTTATTTATTCCGAATGCAATAGACCATTTACACTATTTTATAGGCATTGGATGTGAATTAGTAACCGGAAACAAAAATTTTAAATATAATTTTATCAGCGGTTTTCTGTGGAGAATTGGATCTCTTTGCGGTTATATAACATTGGATGATATAAATAATTAA